From Vibrio aerogenes, a single genomic window includes:
- the rplF gene encoding 50S ribosomal protein L6 — MSRVAKAPVAIPAGVEVKLNGQEITVKGAKGELTRVFNDAVVVAQEENQLTFGPRDGFANAWAQAGTVRALVNNMVSGVTEGFTKKLVLKGVGYRAAMKGNSVALTLGFSHPVEHELPSGIKAECPSQTEIVITGCDKQLVGQVAADIRAYREPEPYKGKGVRYADEIVRTKEAKKK; from the coding sequence ATGTCTCGTGTTGCAAAAGCACCTGTCGCTATTCCAGCTGGCGTAGAGGTGAAATTAAACGGCCAAGAAATCACTGTAAAAGGTGCTAAAGGGGAATTAACCCGCGTATTTAATGACGCAGTGGTTGTTGCTCAAGAAGAAAATCAACTGACATTTGGTCCTCGCGATGGCTTTGCTAATGCATGGGCTCAAGCTGGTACTGTACGTGCACTTGTGAACAATATGGTTTCAGGTGTTACTGAGGGCTTCACTAAGAAGCTGGTACTGAAAGGTGTTGGTTACCGTGCCGCAATGAAAGGTAATTCTGTAGCCCTTACACTTGGTTTCTCTCATCCTGTTGAGCATGAGCTGCCATCGGGTATTAAAGCAGAATGTCCAAGCCAGACTGAAATTGTAATTACAGGTTGTGATAAACAACTTGTAGGTCAGGTTGCTGCAGATATTCGTGCTTATCGTGAGCCAGAGCCTTATAAAGGTAAAGGTGTTCGTTACGCAGATGAAATTGTGCGTACTAAAGAAGCTAAGAAGAAGTAA
- the rplR gene encoding 50S ribosomal protein L18 → MDKKASRIRRATRARRKIAELGATRLVVHRTPRHVYAQVIAANGSEVIAAASTVEKAIREQVKNTGNVDAAKAVGKAIAERALEKGVAEVAFDRSGFQYHGRVAALAESAREAGLKF, encoded by the coding sequence ATGGATAAGAAAGCATCTCGCATCCGTCGTGCCACTCGTGCACGTCGTAAGATTGCAGAACTGGGTGCAACTCGCCTAGTCGTACACCGTACTCCTCGTCACGTGTACGCACAAGTGATTGCAGCTAACGGCTCTGAGGTTATCGCAGCAGCTTCTACTGTAGAAAAAGCGATCCGTGAGCAAGTGAAGAATACTGGTAACGTTGATGCGGCAAAAGCTGTAGGTAAAGCTATTGCTGAGCGCGCACTTGAAAAAGGCGTTGCTGAAGTTGCATTTGATCGTTCTGGTTTCCAATACCACGGTCGAGTAGCGGCGCTGGCAGAATCTGCCCGCGAAGCTGGTCTGAAATTCTAA
- the rpsE gene encoding 30S ribosomal protein S5, with product MAKEQQQASDLQEKLIAVNRVSKTVKGGRIMSFTALTVVGDGNGRVGFGYGKAREVPAAIQKAMEKARRNMTTIALNEGTLFHPVKGRHSGSKVYMQPAAEGTGVIAGGAMRAVLEVAGVHNVLSKAYGSTNPINIVRATIDALGSMKSPEMVAAKRGLTVESISE from the coding sequence ATGGCTAAAGAACAACAACAAGCTAGTGATTTGCAAGAAAAGCTGATCGCTGTTAACCGTGTATCAAAGACGGTTAAAGGTGGTCGAATCATGAGCTTCACTGCACTAACAGTCGTTGGTGACGGTAATGGTCGAGTAGGTTTTGGTTACGGTAAAGCCCGTGAAGTTCCTGCTGCGATTCAAAAAGCAATGGAAAAAGCGCGTCGCAATATGACGACTATCGCGCTGAACGAAGGCACTCTTTTCCACCCGGTTAAAGGTCGCCATTCGGGCTCTAAAGTTTATATGCAGCCAGCGGCTGAAGGTACGGGTGTTATCGCAGGTGGTGCGATGCGTGCGGTACTGGAAGTTGCAGGTGTTCACAACGTTCTGTCTAAAGCATATGGTTCTACAAACCCAATCAATATCGTTCGTGCAACGATTGATGCATTAGGTAGCATGAAGTCACCAGAAATGGTTGCAGCTAAACGTGGTCTGACTGTTGAATCTATTTCGGAGTAA
- the rpmD gene encoding 50S ribosomal protein L30: MATIKVTQTKSSIGRLPKHKACLKGLGLRKINHTVELEDTPCIRGMINKVNYMVKVEE; the protein is encoded by the coding sequence ATGGCAACTATTAAAGTAACACAAACTAAAAGCTCAATTGGTCGCCTGCCAAAGCACAAAGCGTGTCTTAAAGGTTTGGGCCTTCGTAAAATCAACCACACTGTTGAACTTGAAGATACACCGTGTATTCGCGGTATGATCAACAAGGTCAACTACATGGTTAAAGTTGAGGAGTAA
- the rplO gene encoding 50S ribosomal protein L15 yields MRLNTLSPAAGSKPSKKRLGRGIGSGLGKTGGRGHKGQKSRSGGKVRAGFEGGQMPLKQRLPKFGFTSRKSLVSAEVRLSELAKVNSDVVDLNSLKASNVITKKIEYVKIVLSGEIAKAVTVKGLRVTKGAKAAIEAAGGKVEE; encoded by the coding sequence ATGCGTTTGAATACTCTATCACCGGCTGCGGGTTCAAAACCTTCTAAGAAGCGTTTGGGACGTGGTATCGGTTCTGGCCTTGGTAAAACTGGTGGTCGTGGCCACAAAGGTCAAAAATCACGTTCAGGCGGTAAAGTTCGTGCTGGTTTTGAAGGCGGTCAAATGCCATTGAAACAGCGCTTACCAAAATTTGGCTTTACCTCACGGAAAAGTTTGGTATCTGCTGAAGTTCGCTTAAGTGAATTAGCTAAAGTAAATAGCGATGTTGTAGACTTAAACAGTCTTAAAGCTTCTAATGTAATTACTAAGAAAATTGAATATGTAAAAATTGTTCTTTCTGGTGAGATTGCTAAAGCTGTTACTGTTAAGGGTCTACGAGTAACTAAAGGCGCTAAAGCTGCTATCGAAGCTGCAGGCGGTAAAGTCGAGGAATAA
- the secY gene encoding preprotein translocase subunit SecY, translated as MAKKPGQDFRSAQSGLSELKSRLLFVLGALLVFRAGSFVPIPGIDAAVLAELFEQQKGTIVEMFNMFSGGALSRASILALGIMPYISASIVVQLLTVVHPALAELKKEGEAGRRKISQYTRYGTLVLATFQALGIATGLPNMVSNLVVIDQTIFTFIATVSLVTGTMFLMWLGEQITERGIGNGISLLIFAGIVAGLPKAIGQTIEQARQGELHVLLLLLIAVIAFAVIYFVVFMERGQRRIVVNYAKRQQGRKVFAGQSTHLPLKINMAGVIPAIFASSIILFPGTLAQWFGNSGDGSAFSWLTKVSLALSPGQPLYVILYAAAIIFFCFFYTALVFNPRETADNLKKSGAFVPGIRPGEQTAKYIDKVMTRLTLAGALYITFICLIPQFMMIAWNVRFYFGGTSLLIVVVVIMDFMAQVQTHMMSSQYDSVLKKANLKGYGR; from the coding sequence ATGGCTAAGAAACCAGGACAAGATTTTCGTAGTGCTCAGAGCGGCTTGAGCGAATTAAAGTCGCGCTTATTGTTCGTATTAGGTGCGCTTTTAGTGTTCCGAGCAGGCTCTTTTGTGCCGATCCCTGGTATTGACGCAGCTGTACTTGCCGAATTGTTCGAACAGCAAAAAGGCACTATTGTAGAAATGTTTAACATGTTCTCCGGTGGTGCTCTTTCGCGTGCATCTATATTAGCATTGGGCATTATGCCGTATATTTCGGCATCAATTGTTGTCCAGTTGCTAACTGTAGTTCATCCGGCGTTAGCTGAACTCAAGAAAGAGGGTGAGGCTGGGCGTCGTAAGATTAGCCAATATACGCGCTATGGCACGCTTGTACTTGCTACATTCCAGGCTCTGGGGATTGCGACAGGCCTCCCGAATATGGTCTCTAATCTGGTCGTTATTGATCAAACCATATTCACGTTTATCGCAACGGTCAGTTTAGTAACCGGCACCATGTTCTTGATGTGGTTAGGTGAACAAATTACAGAGCGAGGAATTGGTAATGGTATTTCATTACTGATTTTTGCCGGGATTGTAGCAGGATTGCCTAAAGCAATCGGACAAACAATAGAGCAAGCGCGTCAAGGTGAACTACATGTACTTCTTTTGTTGCTGATTGCGGTAATTGCTTTTGCTGTTATATATTTTGTGGTCTTCATGGAGCGTGGTCAACGGCGTATCGTTGTTAACTATGCAAAGCGTCAACAAGGCCGTAAAGTATTTGCAGGACAAAGTACGCATTTGCCATTGAAAATTAACATGGCAGGTGTAATTCCCGCAATTTTTGCATCAAGTATTATCTTATTTCCGGGCACTCTAGCACAATGGTTTGGGAATAGTGGTGATGGTTCGGCATTTAGCTGGTTAACCAAAGTTTCTTTGGCATTAAGCCCAGGACAGCCGCTTTACGTTATACTTTATGCTGCAGCAATAATATTCTTCTGCTTCTTCTATACGGCATTAGTGTTTAATCCGCGGGAGACAGCAGATAATCTGAAGAAGTCAGGTGCGTTCGTACCCGGAATCCGCCCTGGTGAACAGACAGCGAAGTATATAGATAAGGTGATGACACGTCTAACCCTCGCAGGTGCGTTGTATATTACCTTCATCTGTCTGATTCCACAGTTCATGATGATCGCATGGAATGTTCGTTTCTATTTCGGCGGTACATCCCTACTGATTGTAGTGGTTGTTATCATGGACTTTATGGCACAGGTACAGACTCATATGATGTCAAGTCAATATGATTCTGTGTTGAAGAAAGCAAATCTGAAAGGCTATGGCCGTTAA
- the rpmJ gene encoding 50S ribosomal protein L36: MKVRASVKKICRNCKIIKRNGVVRVICSEPKHKQRQG, encoded by the coding sequence ATGAAAGTTCGTGCTTCCGTTAAAAAAATCTGCCGTAACTGTAAAATTATTAAGCGCAACGGTGTTGTTCGTGTAATTTGCAGTGAGCCTAAGCATAAACAGCGTCAAGGCTAA
- the rpsM gene encoding 30S ribosomal protein S13, giving the protein MARIAGINIPDHKHAVIALTAIYGIGKTRSKAILADVGIAESVKISELNEQQIDQLREGVAKYTVEGDLRREVSMNIKRLMDLGCYRGLRHRRSLPLRGQRTKTNARTRKGPRKPIKK; this is encoded by the coding sequence GTGGCCCGTATAGCAGGCATTAACATTCCTGATCACAAACACGCCGTAATTGCTTTAACAGCAATTTATGGTATCGGTAAAACTCGCTCAAAAGCTATTTTAGCTGATGTCGGGATCGCTGAAAGTGTTAAGATCAGTGAACTAAATGAACAACAGATTGATCAACTGCGTGAAGGTGTAGCTAAGTACACTGTAGAGGGTGATCTTCGTCGTGAAGTTTCCATGAATATCAAGCGTCTGATGGACCTTGGTTGTTATCGTGGTCTTCGTCATCGTCGCAGTCTACCACTACGTGGACAGCGTACTAAAACCAATGCTCGCACCCGTAAGGGTCCGCGTAAGCCGATCAAGAAATAA
- the rpsK gene encoding 30S ribosomal protein S11: protein MAKQPTRARKRVRKQVADGVAHIHASFNNTIVTITDRQGNALAWATAGGSGFRGSRKSTPFAAQVAAERCAEMAKEYGLKNLEVMVKGPGPGRESTVRALNAAGFRITNIVDATPIPHNGCRPPKKRRV, encoded by the coding sequence ATGGCTAAACAACCAACTCGCGCTCGTAAGCGCGTACGCAAGCAAGTTGCAGATGGCGTAGCGCACATCCATGCATCTTTTAATAACACAATCGTAACCATTACTGACCGTCAAGGTAATGCATTGGCTTGGGCTACTGCAGGTGGTTCTGGTTTCCGTGGTTCTCGTAAATCAACACCGTTTGCTGCACAGGTTGCTGCAGAACGCTGTGCTGAGATGGCTAAAGAATATGGCCTGAAGAATCTGGAAGTTATGGTTAAGGGTCCTGGTCCAGGTCGTGAATCAACTGTTCGCGCTCTGAATGCTGCTGGTTTCCGTATCACAAACATTGTTGATGCGACTCCAATCCCTCATAACGGTTGTCGTCCACCTAAGAAACGTCGTGTGTAA
- the rpsD gene encoding 30S ribosomal protein S4, which translates to MARYLGPKLKLSRREGTDLFLKSGIRAVDTKCKIDNAPGVHGARRGRLSDYGVQLREKQKVRRMYGVLEKQFRNYYKEAARLKGNTGENLLQLLEGRLDNVVYRMGFGATRAEARQLVSHKAILVNGKVVNIPSFNVTADDVVSIREKAKKQSRIKAALEVAEQREKPTWIEVDAGKMEGTFKRLPERSDLSADINEQLIVELYSK; encoded by the coding sequence ATGGCAAGATATTTGGGTCCTAAGCTGAAGCTTAGTCGTCGCGAAGGCACAGACTTGTTCCTTAAGTCTGGTATTCGTGCGGTTGATACCAAGTGTAAAATAGATAACGCACCAGGTGTACACGGCGCTCGTCGCGGTCGTCTATCTGATTATGGCGTTCAGCTTCGTGAGAAGCAAAAAGTCCGTCGTATGTACGGCGTTCTTGAGAAACAATTCCGTAACTACTATAAAGAAGCTGCCCGTCTTAAGGGTAATACTGGTGAAAACTTGCTTCAGCTTCTTGAAGGTCGTTTAGATAATGTTGTATATCGTATGGGATTTGGTGCAACTCGTGCTGAAGCCCGTCAGCTGGTTAGCCATAAAGCTATTTTGGTTAACGGCAAGGTAGTCAACATTCCTTCTTTCAATGTTACGGCAGACGACGTTGTTTCTATTCGTGAGAAAGCGAAAAAGCAATCTCGCATTAAAGCAGCTTTAGAAGTTGCAGAACAACGCGAAAAACCAACTTGGATTGAAGTAGATGCAGGTAAGATGGAAGGTACGTTCAAGCGTCTGCCAGAACGTTCAGATCTATCAGCTGACATCAACGAACAATTGATCGTCGAGCTTTACTCTAAGTAA
- a CDS encoding DNA-directed RNA polymerase subunit alpha: MQGSVTEFLKPRLVDIEQISSTHAKVTLEPLERGFGHTLGNALRRILLSSMPGCAVTEVEIEGVLHEYSTKEGVQEDILEILLNLKGLAVRVAEGKDEVFITLHKSGSGPVVAGDITHDGDVEIVNPEHVICHLTDDNAEIAMRIKVERGRGYVPASARIHTEEDERPIGRLLVDATYSPVDKIAYAVEAARVEQRTDLDKLVIDMETNGTIEPEEAIRRAATVLAEQLDAFVDLRDVRVPEEKEEKPEFDPILLRPVDDLELTVRSANCLKAEAIHYIGDLVQRTEVELLKTPNLGKKSLTEIKDVLASRGLSLGMRLENWPPASIAED, encoded by the coding sequence ATGCAGGGTTCTGTAACAGAATTTCTTAAGCCACGTCTTGTTGATATTGAACAAATTAGCTCGACACACGCAAAAGTAACTCTTGAGCCATTAGAGCGTGGTTTTGGCCATACTCTTGGTAATGCACTTCGCCGTATTCTTCTATCTTCTATGCCAGGTTGTGCTGTGACAGAAGTAGAGATTGAAGGCGTACTACACGAGTACAGCACGAAAGAAGGTGTTCAGGAGGATATTCTTGAGATTCTTCTCAATCTTAAAGGGTTGGCTGTTCGCGTTGCCGAAGGCAAAGATGAAGTGTTTATTACATTACATAAATCAGGCTCGGGCCCTGTTGTTGCAGGTGACATTACCCATGATGGTGATGTTGAGATCGTAAACCCGGAACACGTGATTTGTCATCTTACTGATGATAATGCCGAAATCGCAATGCGTATTAAGGTTGAGCGTGGTCGGGGTTATGTTCCGGCTTCTGCCCGTATTCATACTGAAGAAGATGAGCGTCCTATTGGTCGTTTGCTTGTAGACGCAACATATAGCCCGGTAGATAAGATTGCCTACGCTGTTGAAGCGGCTCGTGTAGAGCAGCGTACTGATTTAGACAAACTTGTCATTGATATGGAGACAAATGGCACTATTGAACCTGAGGAAGCCATCCGACGCGCAGCAACAGTTCTTGCTGAGCAATTGGATGCATTCGTAGATCTTCGTGATGTACGTGTTCCTGAGGAGAAAGAAGAGAAGCCAGAATTCGATCCGATCCTATTGCGTCCTGTAGACGATCTTGAACTAACAGTTCGCTCTGCTAACTGTTTGAAAGCAGAAGCGATTCACTACATCGGTGATCTTGTACAACGTACTGAAGTTGAGCTATTGAAAACTCCAAACTTGGGTAAAAAATCTCTGACAGAGATTAAAGATGTATTGGCTTCACGTGGTCTTTCTCTGGGTATGCGCCTGGAAAACTGGCCGCCAGCATCTATTGCTGAAGATTAA
- the rplQ gene encoding 50S ribosomal protein L17 has protein sequence MRHRKSDRQLNRNSSHRKAMFSNMASSLVRHEVIKTTLPKAKELRRVVEPLITLAKTDSVANRRLAFARTRDNEVVAKLFNELGPRFASRQGGYTRILKCGFRAGDKAPMAYIELVDRPEAAE, from the coding sequence ATGCGCCATCGTAAGAGTGATCGTCAACTCAACCGCAACAGCAGTCATCGCAAAGCGATGTTTAGCAACATGGCTAGCTCTTTAGTTCGTCATGAAGTCATTAAAACGACTTTACCAAAAGCTAAAGAGCTACGTCGCGTAGTTGAGCCTTTGATTACATTAGCTAAGACTGACAGTGTTGCTAACCGTCGTCTGGCATTTGCACGTACTCGTGATAACGAAGTAGTTGCAAAATTATTTAACGAACTAGGTCCTCGTTTTGCGAGCCGTCAAGGCGGATATACTCGCATTTTGAAATGTGGTTTTCGTGCAGGTGATAAAGCGCCAATGGCATACATTGAGCTTGTAGATCGCCCAGAAGCTGCTGAATAA
- a CDS encoding FKBP-type peptidyl-prolyl cis-trans isomerase, producing the protein MSDIKFETVAEKASYGIGLQMGQQLAGSGLQGLSVDAIAAGIATALTGSQPAIEIDEINNALQEIHNQAQEAQEAAAKAASAEGESFLKDNALRPEITVLDSGLQYEVLSDGEGEIPTSDKSVRVHYHGQLIDGTVFDSSVTRGQPAEFPVTGVIKGWVEALQLMKVGSKWKLYIPHELAYGERGAGAAIPPFSALVFEVELLDIL; encoded by the coding sequence ATGTCTGACATTAAGTTTGAAACAGTAGCTGAAAAAGCAAGTTATGGTATAGGCCTGCAAATGGGTCAGCAACTTGCTGGCAGCGGTCTTCAAGGGCTGAGCGTTGATGCAATTGCAGCAGGTATTGCAACAGCATTAACTGGTTCTCAACCAGCAATCGAAATTGATGAAATTAACAATGCACTTCAGGAAATTCATAATCAAGCTCAGGAAGCTCAAGAAGCAGCAGCCAAAGCTGCAAGTGCAGAAGGTGAATCATTTTTGAAAGACAACGCACTTCGTCCTGAAATAACTGTTTTAGACTCGGGTCTTCAGTATGAAGTATTATCTGATGGAGAAGGTGAAATTCCTACTTCAGATAAATCAGTTCGTGTGCATTATCATGGTCAACTTATCGATGGAACTGTTTTCGATAGCTCAGTGACACGTGGACAGCCAGCTGAGTTTCCAGTGACCGGTGTCATCAAAGGTTGGGTTGAAGCTTTGCAATTAATGAAAGTTGGTTCAAAGTGGAAGCTATATATTCCTCATGAACTGGCTTATGGTGAGCGTGGCGCAGGTGCTGCAATCCCACCATTCTCAGCACTTGTATTTGAAGTTGAGTTACTCGACATTCTTTAA
- a CDS encoding LysM-like peptidoglycan-binding domain-containing protein: MKRRHRKETNGSGRLSLRAKILAAEKLRIVHLLHSLWTNLPQSHRRLLSFLIPAFVLLIIIPWPRSDSPELQNAGVGRQRVELELDNPEILSDHQSSSFESVSDPNKHTNTAWIAYKIQEGDTLSNFFRKNRLPLADLNALLKIEGSEKPLSDIKPGQLIRYKLTKKGQLDILQLERKEQSVMFFRLSDGGFGRSK, from the coding sequence ATGAAGCGTCGTCATAGAAAAGAAACAAATGGTTCCGGACGTTTATCTTTGAGAGCAAAAATTTTGGCTGCAGAAAAACTAAGGATTGTTCATTTACTCCATTCATTGTGGACAAACCTGCCTCAGTCTCACCGGCGGCTCCTTTCTTTTCTGATTCCTGCTTTTGTTCTGTTAATCATTATCCCCTGGCCTCGGTCTGACTCTCCTGAACTTCAGAATGCAGGTGTGGGACGCCAGCGTGTTGAACTTGAGCTCGATAATCCTGAAATCTTGAGTGATCATCAGTCTTCTTCATTCGAATCAGTTTCTGACCCGAATAAACATACCAATACAGCCTGGATTGCTTACAAAATTCAGGAAGGTGATACGCTTTCGAATTTTTTCAGGAAAAACCGTCTGCCTTTGGCTGATTTAAACGCCTTACTCAAGATAGAGGGGTCTGAAAAGCCATTAAGTGATATCAAGCCGGGACAGTTGATTCGGTATAAACTCACTAAAAAAGGACAACTGGACATATTACAACTGGAAAGAAAAGAACAGTCTGTGATGTTTTTCCGTTTGTCCGATGGTGGATTTGGTCGTAGTAAGTAA
- a CDS encoding bifunctional 2',3'-cyclic-nucleotide 2'-phosphodiesterase/3'-nucleotidase: MKTTTKVVVYAGLIAFSGGSVAETLHLRIIETTDIHANIMDYDYYKDKTSEKIGLTRAASLIKQARHEVKNSVLVDNGDLIQGSPMGDYMAAHGIKPMEIHPVYQAMNLLNYDVGNIGNHEFNYGLPFLRESINDANFPYVNANIYDAQSGKHYFKPYVIKSYTLTDTQGQPHTIKIGYIGFAPPQIMAWDKKNLSGKVTTADIKKTAEKIIPEMKKSGAQIIVAIPHSGLSTVPYHLNAENSVYYLSEVKGIDAITFGHAHAVFPGKGFDNLPNIDNKKGTINGIASVMPGRWGSHVGVIDLVLENHGDQWKVTDSHSEARPVYDKKRHRSLAASDPQISHAVAKAHNATRTFVNQPIGRSSDVMYSYLALVQDDPTVQIVNMAQKAYVQQFIQGDPDLDGIPVLSAAAPFKAGGRKNDPSNYTEVESGQLTFRNAADLYLYPNTLVALKVTGKELKEWLECSAGQFNQINPASSAPQYLINWEGFRTYNFDVIDGVKYKIDVTQPAKYDGDCKVIHPDAARITGLSYQDHPVKDSQPFIIATNNYRGYGNKFPGTGASHIAFDSPDENRTILANYITTMSRKYHEVHPKADNNWRFLPIQSPQRLDIRFETAPGEKASDFIKKYGFYPTKYLTTDESGFAIYQLQLNQ, translated from the coding sequence CTGAAAACAACAACAAAAGTAGTAGTATATGCTGGATTAATTGCATTTTCTGGCGGGTCAGTTGCCGAAACATTACATCTTCGTATTATCGAAACAACCGATATTCATGCGAATATCATGGATTATGATTATTACAAGGATAAAACGTCAGAAAAAATTGGTCTGACCCGGGCGGCTTCTCTTATAAAGCAAGCTCGTCATGAAGTGAAAAATAGTGTACTGGTAGATAATGGAGATTTGATCCAGGGAAGCCCGATGGGTGATTACATGGCTGCTCATGGCATCAAACCCATGGAAATACATCCGGTCTATCAGGCAATGAACCTGCTGAATTACGATGTGGGCAATATAGGAAACCACGAGTTTAACTATGGTCTGCCTTTCCTTCGTGAGTCCATCAACGATGCTAACTTTCCATATGTGAACGCTAATATTTATGATGCTCAGTCAGGGAAACATTATTTTAAACCCTATGTCATTAAGTCATATACATTGACAGATACACAAGGGCAACCTCACACAATAAAAATCGGCTATATTGGCTTTGCACCACCTCAGATCATGGCTTGGGACAAAAAGAACCTGAGCGGGAAAGTCACCACAGCAGATATTAAAAAAACCGCAGAAAAAATCATACCGGAGATGAAAAAATCAGGTGCACAAATTATTGTTGCCATACCTCATTCCGGTCTCTCGACAGTTCCTTATCATTTGAATGCTGAAAATTCTGTCTACTATTTATCAGAAGTTAAGGGGATTGACGCCATTACATTTGGCCATGCTCATGCAGTGTTCCCCGGCAAAGGTTTTGATAACCTCCCCAATATAGACAATAAAAAAGGCACGATAAATGGTATTGCTTCCGTCATGCCAGGAAGATGGGGCAGCCATGTGGGAGTCATTGATTTAGTGTTAGAAAATCACGGCGATCAGTGGAAAGTCACGGATAGTCATTCTGAAGCACGGCCTGTATATGATAAAAAACGCCACCGCTCTCTGGCAGCATCAGATCCACAGATATCTCACGCCGTTGCCAAAGCGCACAATGCCACACGCACATTTGTCAACCAGCCTATTGGCCGCTCTTCGGATGTAATGTACAGCTATCTGGCCCTTGTTCAGGATGACCCGACAGTCCAGATAGTCAATATGGCACAAAAAGCCTATGTTCAACAATTTATTCAGGGTGACCCAGATTTAGATGGTATCCCGGTATTATCAGCAGCGGCACCATTCAAAGCCGGCGGAAGAAAGAATGACCCATCGAATTATACTGAGGTTGAATCAGGACAACTAACTTTTCGTAATGCCGCTGATTTATATCTTTACCCAAACACATTAGTTGCTTTGAAAGTCACAGGAAAAGAGCTGAAAGAATGGCTTGAATGTTCAGCTGGTCAGTTCAATCAAATTAACCCCGCAAGCTCAGCCCCACAATACCTGATTAACTGGGAAGGATTCAGAACATATAACTTTGACGTTATTGATGGCGTAAAGTATAAAATCGACGTCACCCAGCCAGCAAAATATGATGGTGATTGCAAAGTCATTCATCCTGACGCAGCCAGAATTACCGGGCTGTCCTACCAAGATCACCCAGTCAAAGACAGTCAGCCGTTTATTATTGCGACAAATAATTACCGGGGTTACGGGAATAAGTTCCCGGGAACAGGAGCATCTCATATTGCATTTGATTCTCCGGATGAAAACCGGACAATTCTGGCGAATTACATTACGACGATGAGCCGTAAATACCACGAGGTACATCCTAAAGCTGACAATAATTGGCGCTTTTTACCCATTCAATCACCACAACGATTAGATATACGTTTCGAAACAGCACCTGGAGAAAAAGCTTCTGACTTTATTAAAAAATATGGCTTCTATCCAACGAAATACTTAACAACTGATGAAAGTGGCTTTGCAATATATCAATTGCAACTCAACCAATAA